In Achromobacter pestifer, the DNA window GTATGGCTTCGCGCGTGGCCCGGCCCAGCAGGTCCATTTCCTTGAGCCCTTCCTGGGTGTTGAGGTAATACGGCGTGTTGTTCGCCGACAGCCCCACCACCGGGATGTCCCATTGCGGCCGCACCATGTGCAACGTGGTGATGGTGCCGTAGTCCACCCTGAACTTCGGGTTGCGCATCATCTTGGTGACCAGGCCCAGCTTGCGGCCTTCCTCGCAACAGGCCTCGGCCAGCGCCACGTCCACGTCCATGCCGAAGTCGTAGCGAAACAGGTCGGGAAAGATCGGATCGACCGAGCGGCCCGCCAGGCGCGGCACGCCCAGGAAATGGTGGCCGACCTGGGTGATCCAGTGCGGCGAATGCACCAGCAACACGTCGGGCTGCAAGCGTTCAATGCTCTCGCGCACGTGGTCGTAGGCCCATCGCAGGCTTTCCCAGCCGCCGCGCGAACGCGGCTCGTTCTGCGGCGGGTTCTCGCCGTACACCAGGTGCGGCGGATGGGGAGCCAGGAATCCGGAAAGAATTTCGCCGTCCTTCATTGCTTACTCCTTTGCGAGTGCAGTGGGAACCGGGTTTCGACCGATGCTGCGAGGCCTGCCGATTTTTGTACGTATACGTACTGGATTCGAGTATCGATTCGCCGCAGTCCGCTGTCAACGGGCCGCGCATCTTTGGAAGATAGGGAGTTTCCCGAGCAGGCAGAAAAAAAAGGAGCAGCGAGAGCTGCTCCTTTAAAAGGGCCCTACGAAAAACCGTCTCCATCACCGCGTGCGGAGATGGCCGGTTTCCCGCGGCGCCGGCGGGCGCGATTAAGCCTGGGCTGGATTAAACGACATCCGCAGCCAGAAGCACATCACTGAAATTGGGTATTTTGCGCCCCCGCAGCAACTTCAATGCATAGTTGGCCACATCCGGAAACAAACGCCGGCACGGCTCCGATATCATCGCCAGTCCCTGCGCCCCGCCCGCCCGTTCATGAGTCCATTGCCCGTCCCTCGCCGCCTTGCCTCCCGCCGCCTGACCCGCCTGATTGTCCTGGCCGCGCTGGGCGCGCTGGCCGTCAGCCTGGGTCCGTCCGTCCAGGCGCAGACCGCCCGCAAACCCTCGCCCTATGAAAACTCCCGCCCGTTGAACCCCGACGAGCGCGCGGCGCAGCAGGCGGAAGACGCCAAAAAAAACGGCCCGGCCTTCCTCGGCCAGATCCGGACCCAGGCCGAATTCCAGCAACTTGCCCGGGTCTACAACCCCGGCACGCCGCTGGAGATCCCGCACGTGCTGTTCGTGATCGATCGAAAACAGGGCGGCAAGATCTACTACGTCGACACGCCCCGCTATACGCTGCACGAGAACTTCGCGCGCGAGCGGCGCCTCTTGCCCGCCGACGACAAGGCCACGCTGATTGCTCAGTACAAGGACCCGCAGCGGCGCCTGCTGTTCGGCACCCTCAGTTGGCAACGCGACCTGCCCGGCTACACCTATGAATTCTGGGAAGGCGACCGGATCAACCCGGAGTTGTTGAAGCTGACCGAAGAGAAACTGCAGGCCAGCTTCTACCAACCGGTGCGCTTCAAGGCCAATTCCACGCTGCACGAACAGGTCGCGAAAAACGCCGGCCTGAACGCGGTGACGCAGGAATCCTTGCTGCGCGAGCAGACCTTCCTGCCGCTGAACACCGGCGTCGCCCAGGGCCGGCTGCGCATCGTGGCCTCGGTGGACGACACGCCGGACCTGTCGCCGACGGACATCCTGGTGCTGGACGAGGTTCCGGTCGCGCTGCCGCCGGTGGCAGGCCTGGTGACGCAACGGCCCTCCACCCTGCTGTCCCATGTCAATCTGCTGGCCAAGGGCTGGCGCATTCCCAACGCCTACGTGCGCGATGCCGTGGCCGCGCTGCGCGAGCATGACGGCCAGTGGGTCGAGCTGACCGTCACCAGCAACGGCTATCAGCTGCAGCGCATCGCCAAGCCTGAAACCGCGCCGCCGCCCAAGGCCTCCCTGCCCCTGCCCAAGCCCGACTTGACGGTCAAGGCGATCAAGCCGCTCTCCGGCATGGTCACGCGCGACAGCCGCCATTGCGGCGTGAAGGCCGCCAACCTGGGCGCGCTGAAGTCCGCGCTGCCGCCCGCGGCCACCGTGCCGGACGGCTTTTGCATACCCTTCGCGCAGTACGCGGCCTTCATGGCCCAGTTGGGCGTGCCGCAACGCATCGCCGCGCTGGAGCAGCGGCCGGACTTCGCCAGCGACGGCAACGTGCGGCGCGCCGAACTGGCCGCGCTGCGCCGGGACATCGTGCAGGCCCCGCCGGATGCGGCGCAGGCCTCCGCCTGGCGCGAACGCTGGCAGCAGCAATTGCAGGGCCGCGGCGTATTCGTGCGCAGCTCGTCCAATTCCGAGGACCTGCCGGGGTTCAGCGGCGCCGGGCTTTACACCACCGTGCCCAACGTGACGCAGGCCGACGCGCTGGCGCAAGCCGTGCAGACGGTGTGGGCCTCGGTCTACAACTACGAAGCCTATGAAGCGCGGCGCGCGGCCGGCATCGGCCAGGACGGCGTGGTAATGGCGGTGCTGGTGCAGCAGGCCGCGGCGTCGGACAGTTCGGGCGTCATGATCACACGCGATCCCTTCGACGCCTCGCGCCGCTACGTCACCTACCTCTCGGCCAAGCGCGGCCTGGGCATCAAGGTGGTGGAAGGCAAGCGGCAGGCCGAGCAGCTGATGTACTCCAGCTGGTCCAAGGCGGTGCAGGTGCTGAGCCGTTCCGCCGAGGACACCCAGCTGGTGCCGGACGCGGCGGGCGGCGTGCGCGAAGTGCCGATCGAAGGCGCGCGCCAGGTGTTGAACGATGCGCTGGTGGCGCGCCTGGCTACGGTGGGCAGCCAGATCAAGCAGCGCCTGGGCGGCGCGGACCAGGACATCGAATGGGCCGTGCAGGGTGAGAACATCCTGATCCTGCAGGCCCGGCCGTATATCGACGGCAGTCAGTAAGGACCCGGCCGGAAGGCGGACCGGGCAAGGCCGCCGCGCACGGCGCCTTGCCCACAAAATCCCCTAGATATGCAGCGCGTGGCCCAGCGCCTTGAGCGCCGCTTCCTGCACGGCTTCGCCCAGGGTCGGATGCGCGTGGATGGTGCCCGCCACGTCTTCCAGCGTGGCGCCCATTTCCAGCGACTGGCCGAAGGCCGTCGACAGCTCCGAGACGCCGCGCCCCACCGCCTGCCAGCCCACGATCAGGTGGTTGTCGCGGCGCGCGACCACGCGCACGAAGCCGTCGGTGGATTCCAGCGTCATCGAGCGCCCGTTGGCCGCGAACGGGAAGGCAGCCGTCAGGCAGTCCAGCCCCGCGCTTTCCGCCTCGCCAGGCGACAGGCCCGCCACCACGACCTCGGGATCGGTGAAGCAGACCGCCGGAATGGAGGCAGGCTGGAAGTGGCGGCGCTTGCCCGCCACCAGTTCGGCCACCATCTCGCCCTGCGCCATGGCGCGATGCGCCAGCATGGGCTCGCCGGCGATATCGCCGATGGCCCAGACGTCGCGCATGGAAGTCCGGCACTGGTCGTCGATGCGCAACGCGTTGCCCTTGCGGTCCAGTTGCAGGCTTTCCAGCCCCCAGTCCTGCGTGCGGGGACGCCGGCCCACCGCGATCAGCACGCGGTCTGCCGGCAGCAGGGTTTCCACGCCCGCCGCGTCCTGCACGCGCACCGCGTTGCCAGCGCCGTTCAAGCCCAGCACCTTGCGGCCCAGGTGCAGATCCACGCCCATTCTCGACAGCGCGGCGGCTACCGGCTTGGTGAGTTCGGCGTCGTAGGTCGGCAGGATGCGGTCCTGCGCTTCCACCACCGCCACTTCGGCGCCCAGCTTGCGGTACACGGTGCCCAGTTCCAGGCCGATGTAGCCGCCGCCCACCACCACCAGCTGTTTGGGGATGCTGGCGGGCGACAGCGCCTCGGTGGACGACACCACCATGCCGCCGAACGGCATGGATGCCAGCGGCGTGGGCTCGGAGCCCGCCGCCAACAGCAGGTGTTCACACTGGATGCGGATGGCGCCGGACTCGCCGCCGTCCACTTCCACGGTCTTGCCGTCCAGCAGGCGGGCCCAGCCGCGCACCACTTCCACGCCGTTCTTCTTCAGCAGCGCGGCCACGCCGCCGGTCAGCTTGCCGACGATGCCGTCCTTCCAGGCCACGGTCTGGGCCAGGTCGATGGCGGGCGCCGACACGGAAATGCCCAGCGCCGACTTGCCCGCGTAGTGGCGCGCCTTGTCGAATTCCTCGGCTGCATGGATCAGCGCCTTGGACGGGATGCAGCCGATGTTCAGGCAGGTGCCGCCCAGTTGGGCGCCTTCGACCAGGATGGTCGGCACGCCCAGCTGGCCGGCGCGGATGGCGGCGACGTAGCCGCCGGGGCCGCCGCCGATCACCAGCAAAGTCGTAGTCTTAGTGATCTGGCTCATGCTTACTCCACGAAAAGCAGCGCGGGTTGTTCCAGCAGCGCGCGCACCGCCTGGATGAAGCGCGCCGCGTCCATGCCGTCCACCACGCGGTGGTCGAAGGACGACGACAGGTTCATCAGCTTGCGCGCCACCACGGCGCCATTGCGGATGGCGGGCCGCTCGACGATGCGGTTCACGCCCACGATGCCGACCTCGGGATGGTTGATCACCGGCGTGGTGACGATGCCGCCCAAAGGCCCCAGGCTGGTGATGGTGATGGTCGACCCCGACAGCTCGTCGCGGCTGGCGCTGCCCGTGCGCACCGCCTCGGCCAGACGGACGATCTCGGCCGCCATGGACCAGAGATCGCGCGCCTCGGCGTGGCGCATGACCGGCACCATCAGGCCGCCGTCGCTTTGCGTGGCGATGCCGATGTGGACCGCGCCGTAGCGCGTGACCACACCGCCCTCATCGTCGTAACGCGCGTTGATCTGCGGGAAATCGCGCAGCGCCACTACCATCGCGCGCGCCAGCAGCGGCAGCAGCGTGAGCTTGCCGCGCGTCGCGCCCCACTTCTGGTTGAGACTGGCGCGCAGCTCTTCCAGTTCGGTCACGTCGATTTCCTCGACGTAGCTGAAGTGCGGGATGCGGCGCTTGGACTCGGCCATCTTCTGCGCGATCTTGCGGCGCAGGCCGATGACCGGCACGTTTTCCTCGTCGTTGCGCTCGGCATAGGCCACGCCGCCGCGGGCTTGAGCCCCCCCGCCCTGCCCTTGCAGGTAAGCGTCCAGATCCTCGTGCAGGATCCGGCCGGCCGGGCCGCTGCCGTGCACGTAGCGCAGTTCGATGCCCAGGTCCCAGGCGCGCTTGCGCACGGCCGGCGAAGCCAGCGGCTTGTCGCCGGGCTGGCGCGCGACGGCGGCGGGCGCCTGGCGCGCGGGCTTGGCCGGCGCCGCGGACGGCTTGGCGGGCGCGGCGACTTCGACGGCAGCCTTCGGCGCAGGCGCGGCCTGCGGCGCGGACGCCGAAGCCGCGGGCTGCGCCGCGGCAGGAGCCGCGGCCGCCTTGGCAGGCGGCGCGTCCGCGCCCGGCTTGAGGTTGCCCTCGCCTTCGACTTCCAGGCGGATCAGCTCGCCGCCCACGGCCATGACCTGGCCCACGTCCCCGCCCAGCGCGACCACGCGGCCGACCACCGGCGCGGGAATCTCGACCGTGGCCTTGTCCGTCATGACGTCGGCCAGCGGCTGGTCCTCGGCCACCAGGTCGCCGATCTTCACGTGCCAGGCGACCAGTTCCACTTCCGCGATGCCTTCGCCGATGTCGGGCATCTTGATGACATGAATACCCATCTCTCAACCCTCCATCGCGCGCTTGAACGCTTCGCCGACCCGGCGCGGGCCGGGGAAGTACGCCCATTCCTGCGCGTGGGGATACGGCGTATCCCAGCCGGTCACGCGCTCCACGGGCGCCTCCAGATGATGGAAGCAGTGTTCCTGCACCAGCGAAATCAGCTCGGCGCCGAAGCCGCAGGTGCGCGTGGCTTCGTGCACCACCACGCAGCGGCCGGTCTTCTTGACCGAATTGACGATGGCATCCAGGTCCAGCGGCCACAGGCTGCGCAGGTCGATGACCTCGGCGTCGATGCCGGTTTCCTCGGCGGCCGTCAGCGACACGTGCACGGTGGTGCCGTAGGTCAGCACGGTCAGCGCGTTGCCGGGCCGCACGATGGCGGCCGAGTCCAGCGGCACGGTGTAGTACCCGGTGGGCACCACGCTGCCCGGCCGTCCGGTCCAAGGCGTGACGGGCCGGTCGTGATGGCCGTCGAACGGGCCGTTGTAGAGCCGCTTGGGCTCCAGGAAGATGACCGGATCGTCGTTCTCGATGGCCGCGATCAGGAGGCCCTTGGCGTCATACGGATTGGACGGCATCACCGTGCGCAGCCCGCAGACCTGCGTGAACATGGCCTCGGGGCTCTGGCTGTGCGTCTGTCCGCCGTAGATGCCGCCGCCGCAAGGCATGCGGATGGTCATGGGCGCGACGAACTCGTTGACCGAGCGGTAGCGCAAGCGCGCGGCCTCGGACACGATCTGGTCCGAAGCGGGATAGAAATAGTCGGCGAACTGGATCTCGCAGACGGGGCGCAGGCCATACGCGCCCATGCCCACCGCCACGCCGACGATGCCGCCTTCGGAGATGGGCGTGTCGAACACGCGCGAGCTGCCGTACTTGGCCTGCAGGCCCTCGGTGCAACGGAACACGCCGCCGAAATAGCCGACGTCCTGCCCGAACACCACCACGTTGTTGTCGCGCTCCAGCATCACATCCATGGCCGAGCGCAAAGCCTGGATCATGGTCATCGGCGCGGAGGCCGGACCAGCGTTGTTATCGATAGCCATGATCAGACTCCGAGCTGCTGACGCTGCCGGCGCAGATGCTCCGGCATGTCCTTGTACACGTCTTCAAAGATGCTGGCGGCGCTGGGGACGTGGCCGTCCACCAGGGTGCCGTAGCTTTCCGCTTCCTTCTGGGCTGCCAGGATCTCGGCGTCGAGCTCGGCCTTGACGGCTTCGTGTTCTTCGTCGGACCAGATGCCCAGCAAGATCAGGTGCTTCTTGAAGCGCGCTATCGGGTCGCCCAGCGGGAAGTGGCTCCAGTCGTCGCCGGGACGGTACTTGGAGGGATCGTCGGACGTGGAGTGCGGGCCGGCGCGGTAGGTCACCCATTCGATCAGGGTCGGCCCCAGGTTGCTGCGGGCGCGCTCGGCGGCCCAGCGCGAGGCGGAATAGACCGCCAGGAAATCGTTGCCATCCACCCGCAGCGACGCAATGCCGCAGCCCACGCCGCGGCCCGCGAAGGTCGCGCCTTCGCCGCCGGCGATCGCCTGGAAGGTGGAAATGGCCCACTGGTTGTTGACCACGTTCAGGATGACCGGCGCGCGGTAGACGTGGGCGAAGGTCAGCGCGGTGTGGAAGTCGGCCTCGGCGGTGGCGCCGTCGCCGATCCAGCCGGAAGCGATGCGGGTATCCCCCTTGATGGCCGAGGCCATGCCCCAACCCACCGCCTGGATGAACTGCGTGGCCAGGTTGCCCGAAATGCTGAAGAAGCCCCGTTCACGGTCGGAGTACATGACCGGCAGTTGGCGGCCCTTGAGCGGATCGCGTTCGTTGGACATCAGCTGGCACATCATGGTGACCAGCGAAACGTCGCGCGCCAGCAGGATGCTCTGCTGGCGGTAGGTCGGGAAGCACATGTCGCCCTGCTCCAGCGCCATGGCGTGGGCCGTGCCGATGGCCTCTTCGCCCAGGCTCTGCATGTAGAAGGAGATCTTCTTCTTGCGCTGGGCGGTCAGCATGCGCGCATCGAAAAGGCGCGTCATCAGCATGTTGCGCATGCCGGCGCGCAGTTGCTCATGGCTGAGCTCGGGCGCCCACGGTCCGACGGCGCTGCCGTCGTCCGCGATCACCCGGACCAGGCTGTAGGCCAGTCCGCCGGTATCGACCGCGGCAACATCAATGGGGGGTTTGGGCACATCGCCGGGCGGCGACAGGTGCAGGTAGGAAAAGTCGGTCTTGCAACCCGGACGCCCTGTAGGCTCCGGGACGTGCAACTTCAACGGCCCATATTGGCTCATGTATTGTCTCCACGCTTGATCGTGTCATGCGCATTCTTCTTACCAAGACACTGCCCAAGGGGATGACCTCGAACATTGCCATCGTCGGCCGGTGCAAAGGGATGAACATGCACGGCCGGCAGCCAGAGTAGCACAGGGCGCAGCCCCGAAACAGGGGCCGCGCCGGGCCTCGCTCCCAGCGCCGGTCGAGGGCCGCGCGGCGCGTGCGCGGATCGCGGCGGCGGCAGCCGGCGGCGTCATATACTGCCTGTCCCTGATACGCTGGAAGCCGACGTGCCCCGATCGACCGCCTCGAAATGGTTCAGCTGGACCGGCGTTGTGTTCGCCGCGCTTTACCTTGCCATCGTCATCCTCTGCGTTGCCGGCGCCCTTTCGGCGGACGGCGATGACAAAGGACGATTCGTATTGCTGCAGTTGCCATTGGCACTGCAACTGGCGCTGCTGCATGAATTGAACCTGGATCGCCTGCTTGGCGACCTGTCATGGGTCGGCGGCTACCTGCTGATCGGGCTACCCACGCTGGCCCTCTTCTACTTCGCGGGCTGGGGCCTGGAGAAGCTCGTGCGCGCCGCTTTCCGGCCGATCGCGGGCCGGCACTAGGCAGGCCGCCCATGAAAAAACCGGCCTATGGCCGGTTTTTTCATGCTGGACAGCGGACTCAGACCGGACCGGTCCACTCCGTGACGAATTCACGGTAGTCCGGGCGGTTGGCCGGCGGCACGGCGCAAGCCGGGGTGCCGATGGCCAGGAAGCCCAGGAAGCGGTAGTCCAGCGCGTCCAGGCCCAGCGCGTTCTGCACGTCTTCCACGTAGGTGCCGATGCCGGTGCTCCAGAACGCGCCGTAGCCCAGCATGTGCACGGCGTTCAGCAGGTTCATGGTGGCGGCGCCGGTGGCCAGCAGCTGCTCCTGTTCCGGGATCTTGGTGTTGTCGTGCGCGATCTTCTGCGCCACCGCGATGAAGAGCGGCACGCCCGCCATCCACTCGCGCACGGACTTTTCCTTTTCCGGCGTCATGCGCGGATCGCCGCTGCGCTTGACCGCGTCCAGCGCCAGATCGGCCAGCTTGCCGATGGCCTCGCCGCGGATCACCACGTAGCGCCACGGCCGCAAGGCGCCATGGTCGGGCGCCGACATGGCGGCCTGCAGGATCTGTTCGAGTTCCTCGGGCTTGGGCGCCGGGGCGCGGAGGAACTTGAAGGAACGGCGCGTATTCAGGGCGTGCAGCGGGGTGGCGGTCGGGGTCGTGGTCATCGGATCTGGCGTCAATGAGAAAGAAACACAATTCATATTACGCCACTCCGCTGCCTCGGACCGTCATCCCCCCGGACCGCCAGAGGTCATTCGATCTGGATGCCGACTTCCTGGATGACGCCCGCCCAGCGCGCCAGCTCCGCGTTGACGAACTGGCCCAGCTCGGCCGGGCTGCTGGCGCCCGGCGTCGCCCCCTCGCCCTTGAAGCGGGTCTGCAAGGCCGGCACGGCCAGCGACCGCGCCACCGCCTGGTTCAGCACGGCCACCACCGCGTCGGGCGTGCCCTTGGGCGCCATCAGCGCATTCCAGGTATTGATTTCGTAGCCCTTGAACATCGGATCCTCGGCCACCGTGGGCACCTCGGGCAGCTCCGCCGAACGGTCCCGGGTGGTGACGGCCAGCGCGCGCAGGCTGCCTGCGCGGACCTGCGGCAAGGCCGCCGGCAAGGTGGCGAAGCTGAACTGGGTTTCGCCGCTCATGACCGAGGAATTGGCCAGCGACCCGCCGCGGTACGGCACGTGCTGGATCTGCACCTTGGCCTCCGAGGCGAACATGGCGCCGGCCACATGCACCGGCGAGCCATTGCCGCTGGAAGAATAGTTCAGGTCGCCCGGCTTCTCGCGCGCCAGCTTGACCAGGTCGGCCACCGACGCCACCGGCAGCTTGGGATTGGCGACCAGCACCAGCGGGATGGACGCGATCATGCTGACCGGCGTGAAGCCGCCCACCGGGTCGTAACCCAGCGACTTCTTGTACACGACCGGATTGATGCCGTGGCTGGACACGGTGGCCATGAACAGCGTGTAGCCGTCGGGCGCGGCCTGCTGCACGGAGGCCGCGGCAATGTTGCCAGCCGCGCCGGCCTTGTTCTCGATGATGACGGGCTGCTTGAGCTCCTTGCTCAGCTGCTCGCCCAGCGCCCGCGCCAGGATGTCCGTGGTGCCGCCGGCGGCGTAGCCCACCACGATGCGCACCGGCTGGCTGGGATAGGCCCCCTGCGCGTGCAGCGGCGCCGCGCACAGCCATGCCGCCAACCCCGCCAGGCCTGCCCTCAGATGAACCGCTTTCATGTCTGTCTCCTCGTCGCCGCGCTTGTTGCGCGGTCTGTGGCCTGGCCGTCCCCGGTGGGATCGGTGGCCGGGTTGATCCGGTCCGCGCGCGGATTCAGGACGCAAGCCTCCCCCGGCCGCGCCGGCAACGGCGCGGACCTGCAAGCCGCGTAGGGAATCCGGCCCGCGGCCGGAGATCAGGTGCCGGTGAACACCGGCGCTCTCTTTTCCGCGAACGCCTTGCGGCCCTCGCGGTAGTCATTGCTTTCGAAGCACTCCAGCACCAGCCGGCGCATGCCTTCCACATCGACTTCCGGTCCCAGCTGCTGCAGCTGGCGGATCATCTTCTTTCCTGCGCGCAGCGTCAGCGGCGCGTTGGCCTGGATCTGCGCCAGCATGGCCTCCAGCACCTGCGGCAGTTCTGCCACCGGCGCCACCTTGCGGATCAGGCCCAGCTCCTTGGCCTGGTGGGCGTCATAGCGCGCCGCCGTCAGGAAGATTTCCAGCGCGTTGGCCGGGCCGACCGCGGTCACCAGGTTGCGGATCGCGGTCAGGCGGTAGCCCAGGCCCAGCTTGCCGGCGGGGATGGCGAAACTGCTGTTGTCCGAGGCGATGCGGATGTCGCAGCACAGGGCGATGTTCAGGCCGCCGCCGATGCAATAGCCCTGGATATACGCGATCGTGGGCTTGTCGTAGTCATACAGCGCCAGCTGCGCGGTTTCGGCGACGCGCTCGTATTCGACCACCGCGTCTTCGCCGCTGCGCAGCGTGTCGAACTGCGAAATGTTCGCGCCGCTGACGAAGGCCTTGCCGCCCGCGCCCTGCAGCACCACCGCCCGGATCTCCGGGTCCTGGCGGAAGGCTTCCAGCACCACCGGCACCGCCTCCCACATGGCGAACGACACGGCGTTGTGCCGCTGCGGATCGTTGAACGTCAGCCAGCCTATCGCACCGCGCTTCTCGGCCACGATGTTGTCGGTGATTTCGCCCTGCAGGATGCGTAGTATGGTCACGGTTGCTTTCCTTGTATGACTGTCTGGTGCCGTTGAATGCCGTTGGTCAGGTGCGCGCGCATGGCAAGGCGCGCGGCCTCGCTGTCGCCGGCCACGATGGCGTCGAAGATGCGGTGGTGTTCGCGCTCGATTTCCGGCACGCGCTCGGTGCCGGCGCTGGTGTAGCGCAGCGTGCGCACGGCGCCGCGGAACACGTGGCGCAGGTGCGCCAAGAGGCGCACGAAATAAGGGTTGTTGGTGGCTTCGCCCACGGCCATGTGGAAGTCCAGCGCATGGTCGGCGCCGGCCTGCCAGTCATTGCCCGCGGCGTCGACCCGTTGCAGGGCCTGGCGCAGGCTTTCGATCTGCTCGGGGGTGCGATGCAAGGCCGCCTGCGCGGCCGCACCCGACTCCAGTTCCACCCGCAGCCAGAAAATGTGCAGCAGCGGTTCGGGCTGCAGCAGGTCTTCGGGCGCGATCTCGAAATTGCGCGTGCCCACGTCCTGCGCCACGAAGGAGCCCACGCCGCGGCGCGTGTCCACATACCCCGACAGCTTCAGCCGCGCGATCGCCTCGCGCACCACGTTGCGGCTGACGGCGAACATCTGCGCCAGCTCGAATTCCGTGGGCAGGCGCTGGCCCGGCTCGAACTCGCGCGCCACGATCTTCTGGCGGATCTGCGAGGCGATCTCGTCCGGCAAGTTCTCGGGGCGTCCCAGGCTGGAAAAGACCTGGTCGGCGGGGGCGGTGGATGGTGCGTTCATGTCTGGGCTGTCTCCGTCTGGACCGCCGGATACGCGGGCGGCCTTGGCGGCGATTTTATGCTCGGCGTCAGGACGGAGCCCTCAAATGACGCCTTCGCGGGCCAGCTGCTGCAAGTCGGCAGGCGCCAAACCCAGCATGCCGCCGTAGACGTCGCCGTTGTGTTGGCCGCGTTCCGGCGCGGGCGCCATTTCCCCTGCCGCCGAGCGGCTCAGGATCATGGGCTGCCCCACCACCGAAATCGGCCCCAGCGAGGGATGGCGGATTTCGCGGCTGAGCCCCAGGTGGCGCACCTGCGGATCCTCGAAAGTCTGATCCATGCCCAGGATCGGGCCGCAAGGCACGCCCTCCTTGTTCATCAGCGCAATCCATTCGGCGGTGGGCCGGGTCGCGGTGCGCGCGCCGATCGCCGCGTTCAGCGCGGGACGGTTGCGCGCCCGCAGCGGCACGGTCAGGAAGCGCTCGTCCTCGATCAGTTCCGGCACTTCCAGCACGCGGCACAGGCGCGCATAGATGTCGTTGCC includes these proteins:
- a CDS encoding nitroreductase family protein, translated to MTTTPTATPLHALNTRRSFKFLRAPAPKPEELEQILQAAMSAPDHGALRPWRYVVIRGEAIGKLADLALDAVKRSGDPRMTPEKEKSVREWMAGVPLFIAVAQKIAHDNTKIPEQEQLLATGAATMNLLNAVHMLGYGAFWSTGIGTYVEDVQNALGLDALDYRFLGFLAIGTPACAVPPANRPDYREFVTEWTGPV
- a CDS encoding tRNA U-34 5-methylaminomethyl-2-thiouridine biosynthesis protein; protein product: MKDGEILSGFLAPHPPHLVYGENPPQNEPRSRGGWESLRWAYDHVRESIERLQPDVLLVHSPHWITQVGHHFLGVPRLAGRSVDPIFPDLFRYDFGMDVDVALAEACCEEGRKLGLVTKMMRNPKFRVDYGTITTLHMVRPQWDIPVVGLSANNTPYYLNTQEGLKEMDLLGRATREAIRKSGRRAVLLASNTLSHWHFHEQPEVPEDMSKEHPARYDGYLWDIRMIELMRKGRMGEVFELLPQFIDEAFAEVKSGAFTWMHAAMGYPQLAGKFHGYGTVIGTGNAVMEWNLQEAGLSRLEASAGAAA
- a CDS encoding 3-methyl-2-oxobutanoate dehydrogenase (2-methylpropanoyl-transferring) subunit alpha; translation: MSQYGPLKLHVPEPTGRPGCKTDFSYLHLSPPGDVPKPPIDVAAVDTGGLAYSLVRVIADDGSAVGPWAPELSHEQLRAGMRNMLMTRLFDARMLTAQRKKKISFYMQSLGEEAIGTAHAMALEQGDMCFPTYRQQSILLARDVSLVTMMCQLMSNERDPLKGRQLPVMYSDRERGFFSISGNLATQFIQAVGWGMASAIKGDTRIASGWIGDGATAEADFHTALTFAHVYRAPVILNVVNNQWAISTFQAIAGGEGATFAGRGVGCGIASLRVDGNDFLAVYSASRWAAERARSNLGPTLIEWVTYRAGPHSTSDDPSKYRPGDDWSHFPLGDPIARFKKHLILLGIWSDEEHEAVKAELDAEILAAQKEAESYGTLVDGHVPSAASIFEDVYKDMPEHLRRQRQQLGV
- a CDS encoding dihydrolipoamide acetyltransferase family protein, yielding MGIHVIKMPDIGEGIAEVELVAWHVKIGDLVAEDQPLADVMTDKATVEIPAPVVGRVVALGGDVGQVMAVGGELIRLEVEGEGNLKPGADAPPAKAAAAPAAAQPAASASAPQAAPAPKAAVEVAAPAKPSAAPAKPARQAPAAVARQPGDKPLASPAVRKRAWDLGIELRYVHGSGPAGRILHEDLDAYLQGQGGGAQARGGVAYAERNDEENVPVIGLRRKIAQKMAESKRRIPHFSYVEEIDVTELEELRASLNQKWGATRGKLTLLPLLARAMVVALRDFPQINARYDDEGGVVTRYGAVHIGIATQSDGGLMVPVMRHAEARDLWSMAAEIVRLAEAVRTGSASRDELSGSTITITSLGPLGGIVTTPVINHPEVGIVGVNRIVERPAIRNGAVVARKLMNLSSSFDHRVVDGMDAARFIQAVRALLEQPALLFVE
- a CDS encoding alpha-ketoacid dehydrogenase subunit beta, encoding MAIDNNAGPASAPMTMIQALRSAMDVMLERDNNVVVFGQDVGYFGGVFRCTEGLQAKYGSSRVFDTPISEGGIVGVAVGMGAYGLRPVCEIQFADYFYPASDQIVSEAARLRYRSVNEFVAPMTIRMPCGGGIYGGQTHSQSPEAMFTQVCGLRTVMPSNPYDAKGLLIAAIENDDPVIFLEPKRLYNGPFDGHHDRPVTPWTGRPGSVVPTGYYTVPLDSAAIVRPGNALTVLTYGTTVHVSLTAAEETGIDAEVIDLRSLWPLDLDAIVNSVKKTGRCVVVHEATRTCGFGAELISLVQEHCFHHLEAPVERVTGWDTPYPHAQEWAYFPGPRRVGEAFKRAMEG
- a CDS encoding PEP/pyruvate-binding domain-containing protein — its product is MSPLPVPRRLASRRLTRLIVLAALGALAVSLGPSVQAQTARKPSPYENSRPLNPDERAAQQAEDAKKNGPAFLGQIRTQAEFQQLARVYNPGTPLEIPHVLFVIDRKQGGKIYYVDTPRYTLHENFARERRLLPADDKATLIAQYKDPQRRLLFGTLSWQRDLPGYTYEFWEGDRINPELLKLTEEKLQASFYQPVRFKANSTLHEQVAKNAGLNAVTQESLLREQTFLPLNTGVAQGRLRIVASVDDTPDLSPTDILVLDEVPVALPPVAGLVTQRPSTLLSHVNLLAKGWRIPNAYVRDAVAALREHDGQWVELTVTSNGYQLQRIAKPETAPPPKASLPLPKPDLTVKAIKPLSGMVTRDSRHCGVKAANLGALKSALPPAATVPDGFCIPFAQYAAFMAQLGVPQRIAALEQRPDFASDGNVRRAELAALRRDIVQAPPDAAQASAWRERWQQQLQGRGVFVRSSSNSEDLPGFSGAGLYTTVPNVTQADALAQAVQTVWASVYNYEAYEARRAAGIGQDGVVMAVLVQQAAASDSSGVMITRDPFDASRRYVTYLSAKRGLGIKVVEGKRQAEQLMYSSWSKAVQVLSRSAEDTQLVPDAAGGVREVPIEGARQVLNDALVARLATVGSQIKQRLGGADQDIEWAVQGENILILQARPYIDGSQ
- the lpdA gene encoding dihydrolipoyl dehydrogenase, whose product is MSQITKTTTLLVIGGGPGGYVAAIRAGQLGVPTILVEGAQLGGTCLNIGCIPSKALIHAAEEFDKARHYAGKSALGISVSAPAIDLAQTVAWKDGIVGKLTGGVAALLKKNGVEVVRGWARLLDGKTVEVDGGESGAIRIQCEHLLLAAGSEPTPLASMPFGGMVVSSTEALSPASIPKQLVVVGGGYIGLELGTVYRKLGAEVAVVEAQDRILPTYDAELTKPVAAALSRMGVDLHLGRKVLGLNGAGNAVRVQDAAGVETLLPADRVLIAVGRRPRTQDWGLESLQLDRKGNALRIDDQCRTSMRDVWAIGDIAGEPMLAHRAMAQGEMVAELVAGKRRHFQPASIPAVCFTDPEVVVAGLSPGEAESAGLDCLTAAFPFAANGRSMTLESTDGFVRVVARRDNHLIVGWQAVGRGVSELSTAFGQSLEMGATLEDVAGTIHAHPTLGEAVQEAALKALGHALHI